In Elaeis guineensis isolate ETL-2024a chromosome 1, EG11, whole genome shotgun sequence, a genomic segment contains:
- the LOC105061067 gene encoding rhamnogalacturonan I rhamnosyltransferase 1, whose translation MGGKAQWFPRMCRLEKSMGSQYAGERQVGLKAGGDDVGVKVEKLKGSMVSRSRVKLWMIRATTTVLLWTCVVQLTALGEMWGPRVLKGWPSCFTPSDSPAPVKPSSVVEKIPPPPKRIYKNNGYLMVSCNGGLNQMRAAICDMVTIARYLNVTLIVPELDKTSFWADPSEFQDIFDVDHFITSLRDEVRILKELPPRLKRRAEHRMVYSMPPVSWSDISYYQNQILPLIQKHKIVHLNKTDARLANNGLPLEIQKLRCRVNYAALRFTPQIEELGRRVIRILQQNGPFLVLHLRYEMDMLAFSGCTQGCTEEEAEELTRMRYAYPWWKEKVINSDLKRKDGLCPLTPEETALVLRALDIDRNVRIYIAAGEMYGGQRRMAALTAAYPNVVRKETLLEPSDLRFFQNHSSQMAALDYLVSLESDIFVPTYDGNMAKVVEGHRRYLGFRKTIQLDRKLLVELIDQYNNGSLGWDEFSSLVKAAHVNRMGKPTRRVVIPDRPKEEDYFYANPQECLRRLDEPWSL comes from the exons ATGGGGGGCAAAGCTCAGTGGTTTCCGAGGATGTGCCGGTTGGAGAAGTCGATGGGATCTCAGTACGCCGGGGAGCGGCAGGTGGGTCTGAAGGCCGGCGGCGACGATGTCGGGGTGAAGGTGGAGAAGCTCAAGGGCTCGATGGTGTCTAGGTCTCGGGTGAAGCTCTGGATGATCCGGGCGACGACCACCGTGCTTCTGTGGACGTGCGTGGTCCAGCTCACGGCACTGGGGGAGATGTGGGGGCCGAGGGTGCTCAAGGGCTGGCCTTCTTGCTTCACCCCCTCCGATTCGCCTGCTCCAGTGAAACCCTCTTCGGTGGTTGAAAAAATCCCTCCTCCGCCCAAAA GGATATATAAGAACAATGGTTATTTAATGGTGTCATGCAATGGCGGGCTTAATCAGATGCGAGCAGCA ATTTGCGATatggtcaccattgctagatattTGAATGTGACACTCATTGTACCAGAGTTGGATAAAACATCATTTTGGGCCGATCCTAG TGAGTTTCAAGACATATTTGATGTGGATCATTTTATTACATCTTTGAGAGATGAGGTTCGGATATTGAAAGAACTACCCCCTAGGTTAAAAAGAAGGGCAGAGCATAGAATGGTATATTCTATGCCACCTGTTAGTTGGTCCGATATTTCTTATTACCAAAATCAG ATTCTTCCTTTGATACAGAAGCACAAGATAGTGCATTTAAATAAAACTGATGCCCGGCTTGCTAATAATGGCTTGCCTTTAGAGATTCAGAAATTGCGTTGTCGAGTAAATTATGCTGCTCTGCGATTTACCCCTCAGATTGAAGAGCTAGGTAGACGAGTGATTAGAATCTTGCAACAGAATGGTCCATTTCTGGTCCTCCATTTACGATATGAAATGGACATGTTGGCTTTCTCAGGCTGTACTCAGGGTTGTACTGAAGAAGAGGCAGAGGAGTTGACAAGAATGag ATATGCATATCCTTGGTGGAAAGAGAAAGTTATCAACTCTGACCTGAAAAGGAAAGATGGCCTGTGTCCTTTGACGCCAGAGGAGACTGCTCTGGTTTTGAGGGCATTAGATATTGATCGTAATGTTCGCATATACATTGCAGCAGGAGAAATGTATGGTGGACAGAGGAGGATGGCTGCCCTTACTGCAGCTTATCCAAATGTG GTGCGAAAGGAGACACTATTGGAACCTTCCGATCTTAGGTTTTTCCAGAACCACTCATCACAAATGGCAGCATTAGATTACTTGGTTTCTTTAGAGAGTGACATTTTTGTTCCTACTTATGATGGTAACATGGCCAAGGTTGTCGAGGGTCATCGCAG GTACTTGGGTTTCAGGAAGACAATCCAATTGGATCGAAAGCTCCTCGTTGAGCTGATAGACCAGTACAATAATGGTTCTTTGGGTTGGGATGAGTTCTCCTCGTTGGTTAAGGCTGCCCATGTTAATCGGATGGGAAAACCCACAAGGAGGGTGGTGATTCCCGATAGACCCAAGGAAGAGGACTACTTCTATGCCAATCCCCAAGAGTGCCTGCGTCGGCTTGATGAGCCATGGAGTTTGTGA
- the LOC105061064 gene encoding uncharacterized protein has translation MDLWERARVFAEEAAKRSQEISKEAAKRSQELTQGAAKFSQEFVSETAKKSKELAAEATKKADLIRSEALRAADQIKTLAVDLPTLPISPLAPGGSAAPDPALDLERFGITDELRDFVKGISLDTFRDFPMQDESEMSDVPTVSNVRQDLNQWQARHAMLVLSTVKEISKLRYELCPRHMKERKFWRIYFILVNNYVAPYEKKYMEELKMKAEQKQKDSLKENTTAAPATEAEAKESKLPSKTSTSLNKEHDLDVFLLGDLGSDDDGPDDGDGGFDDEFDKIGGNSGLDSDDDERKSKAGK, from the exons ATGGATCTATGGGAGAGGGCTCGGGTTTTCGCGGAGGAGGCGGCGAAGCGGTCGCAGGAGATCTCCAAGGAGGCGGCGAAGCGGTCGCAGGAGCTGACCCAGGGGGCCGCCAAGTTCTCCCAGGAGTTCGTCTCCGAGACCGCCAAGAAGTCCAAGGAGCTCGCCGCCGAGGCCACCAAGAAGGCTGACCTCATCCGCTCCGAGGCCCTCCGCGCCGCCGACCAGATCAAGACCCTCGCCGTCGACCTCCCCACGCTCCCCATCTCCCCCCTTGCGCCGGGCGGATCCGCAGCGCCGGATCCGGCTTTGGATCTCGAGCGCTTCGGCATCACTGACGAGCTCAGGGACTTCGTCAAGGGGATCTCCCTCGACACCTTCCGCGATTTCCCCATGCAAG ACGAATCGGAAATGTCAGATGTTCCAACAGTGTCAAATGTCAGGCAGGATCTTAATCAGTGGCAAGCGAGACATGCTATGCTTGTTCTCTCAACAGTTAAG GAAATATCCAAGCTTAGATATGAGCTATGCCCACGCCACatgaaagagagaaaattctggcgaatatattttatacttgtaAACAATTATGTGGCTCC ttatgaaaaaaaatatatggagGAGTTAAAAATGAAGGCAGAACAGAAGCAGAAAGATAGCCTTAAGGAAAATACAACTGCTGCACCAGCAACCGAAGCAGAAGCAAAAGAATCGAAGTTGCCAAGTAAAACTTCCACCTCATTAAATaaagagcatgatttggatgTGTTTCTTCTGGGAGACCTTGGAAGTGATGATGATGGTCCAG ATGATGGTGATGGTGGTTTTGATGATGAGTTTGATAAGATTGGAGGCAACTCG GGCTTAGATAGTGATGATGATGAGAGGAAATCCAAAGCGGGCAAGTAA
- the LOC105061066 gene encoding uncharacterized protein: MLRRRGLFSSSPLPIVSSLFFSFSSSSSSSCCYSSCKRTLPSLPSLRPPVPKKIPFAASAHGRNWEDPYRWMSNTDDPDLLDHLNRENAYAEAVMADTRDLQRRLVAEMKARMPPTLSTPPERWGPWLYYQYIPEGKEYPVLYRRLSHSDGFAKAFLNYMRGFGKEEMLLDWNEVAEKYGYVHIGTCRISPDHKFLAYTLDTSGSELFVLHIKDLRTGHIIASPRVEGIVSLAWAKDCSCLLYTVCDETQRPNRVFCTKLRSDEADDLLFTENDASCCVDIASTKDGKFITINSNSRTSSEVYVIDATNVKDGLWPVRKRVPGVQYFLEHHYGFFYILTNAPRGDMVSTVGSYYLARCRAEKSLLAGWQAIVLPGEGITFQDMDIFHGHLVLFLHQKGIPVFCSVNLPVDVNIKQAIKIEDLNPWFFPVPSSLCSIVPGSNHDFMSSTYRVVISSPVMPDVMVDYNMEKQTFRIIHRDEVVGFTNNTQANSSSENLLSNLLSIQSHSNQHLQNVEDSHKWNDLSESFCCERGEVISYDGVLVPLTILYSRQAKNTGQSPGLLHGYGAYGEVLDKSWCSDHISLLSRGWVLAYADVRGGGGDASWHQAGTRSCKLNSIKDFAACGMYLVKEGFVHKNRLGAIGCSAGGLLVGAAINMYPDLFCAAILKVPFLDICNTMLDRSLPLTILDYDEFGDPRNQDDYEMIRSYSPYDNISPHVCYPSVLVTASIHDSRVGVWEAAKWVAKVRDNTCPTCSRSVILKSNMSGGHFAEGGRFIHCDDAAFEYAFLIKAMGLLQDEKQA; encoded by the exons ATGTTGAGGAGAAGAGGACTCTTTTCCTCTTCCCCTCTCCCCAtagtttcttctctcttcttctccttctcctcctcctcctcctcctcctgttgCTATTCTTCGTGCAAGCGGACGCTACCTTCTCTCCCTTCTCTGAGACCGCCCGTCCCCAAGAAGATCCCCTTTGCCGCCTCCGCCCACGGGAGGAACTGGGAGGATCCGTACCGTTGGATGTCCAACACCGACGACCCGGATCTCCTCGACCATCTGAACCGGGAGAATGCCTACGCCGAGGCCGTCATGGCTGACACCCGCGATCTCCAGCGGCGGCTGGTCGCCGAGATGAAGGCCCGGATGCCGCCCACTCTCTCCACCCCCCCGGAGCGATGGGGTCCTTG GTTATATTATCAATACATCCCTGAGGGGAAGGAATATCCTGTTCTGTATCGGAGGCTTAGTCATTCTGATGGTTTCGCAAAAGCATTCCTCAATTACATGAGAGGCTTCGGGAAGGAGGAAATGCTGCTTGATTGGAATGAAGTTGCAGAAAAATATG GTTATGTTCATATAGGGACTTGTCGAATTTCTCCAGATCACAAGTTCCTTGCTTATACACTGGACACTTCTGGTAGTGAATTGTTTGTACTTCACATTAAAGATCTTAGAACTGGACATATCATTGCAAGTCCCAGAGTAGAGGGGATTGTTAGCTTGGCATGGGCTAAGGATTGCAGTTGTTTGTTGTATACTGTTTGCGATGAAACTCAGAGGCCTAACAG ggttttttgcacaaaattgCGGTCAGATGAAGCAGATGATCTGCTATTTACTGAAAACGATGCAAGTTGCTGTGTGGACATTGCAAGCACAAAAGATGGCAAGTTTATCACAATCAATTCTAACTCAAGGACGTCATCTGAGG TTTATGTGATTGATGCAACGAATGTAAAAGATGGCCTTTGGCCAGTTAGGAAACGTGTTCCTGGTGTGCAATATTTTTTGGAACACCACTATGGTTTTTTCTATATTCTTACTAATGCTCCTCGAGGAGACATGGTATCAACTGTTGGAAGCTATTATTTAGCTAGATGCAGAGCTGAGAAATCTCTGCTGGCAGGATGGCAG GCTATTGTTCTACCAGGTGAGGGCATCACCTTTCAAGACATGGACATCTTCCATGGACATTTAGTGCTTTTTCTTCACCAGAAGGGGATTCCTGTATTTTGTTCCGTAAATCTGCCAGTTGATGTCAATATCAAG CAAGCAATAAAGATCGAGGATCTCAATCCATGGTTTTTCCCAGTACCCTCAAGCCTATGCAGTATTGTTCCTGGTTCAAACCATGATTTCATGTCATCTACTTACCGTGTTGTGATATCTTCACCAGTG ATGCCCGATGTAATGGTTGACTACAATATGGAAAAGCAGACATTCAGAATCATACATCGGGACGAAGTAGTGGGCTTTACTAACAATACTCAGGCAAATTCTTCGTCTGAGAATTTGctttcaaatcttttgagcatTCAGTCTCACAGCAACCAGCATTTGCAAAATGTAGAAGATTCACATAAGTGGAATGATCTTTCTGAGTCATTTTGCTGTGAAAGGGGGGAAGTCATTTCATATGATGGTGTTCTGGTTCCCCTAACCATTTTGTATTCTCGGCAAGCAAAAAATACTGGTCAATCACCTGGGCTCTTGCATGGATACGGTGCTTATGGAGAAGTTTTAGATAAAAGCTGGTGCTCTGATCACATAAGCTTGCTCTCTCGAGGTTGGGTTCTTGCTTATGCTGATGTCAG GGGTGGAGGAGGCGATGCGTCATGGCATCAGGCTGGCACCAGATCATGCAAGCTAAACTCAATTAAGGATTTTGCTGCATGTGGCATGTATCTTGTCAAGGAGGGTTTTGTTCATAAAAATCGGCTTGGTGCTATTGGCTGCAGTGCAGGAGGCCTTCTGGTTGGTGCAGCTATCAATATGTACCCTGACTTGTTTTGTGCTGCCATTTTGAAG GTTCCATTTCTTGATATCTGCAACACAATGTTGGATCGCAGTTTACCTCTCACCATTTTGGATTATGATGAGTTTGGTGACCCTAGAAACCAAGATGACTATGAGATGATTCGCAGTTATTCTCCATATGATAACATATCTCCACATGTTTGTTATCCTTCAGTGCTAGTTACAGCATCAATTCATGACTCAAG GGTAGGAGTCTGGGAAGCCGCTAAATGGGTCGCAAAAGTGAGAGATAACACATGCCCCACTTGTTCACGTTCCGTCATTCTGAAGTCGAACATGAGTGGTGGACATTTTGCTGAGGGTGGCCGTTTCATACATTGTGATGATGCAGCTTTTGAGTATGCATTTCTAATTAAAGCAATGGGACTGCTTCAAGATGAGAAGCAAGCCTGA